In Xiphophorus hellerii strain 12219 chromosome 4, Xiphophorus_hellerii-4.1, whole genome shotgun sequence, a single genomic region encodes these proteins:
- the stk33 gene encoding serine/threonine-protein kinase 33 isoform X1, with amino-acid sequence MKHQSTATPGATSNREVPVIRLQSDSELWKIYEFGKTLGQGSFGVVYEATHIATQTKWAIKEVRKPAAGSSKFKMLDNEINILKQVDHAHIIHLEVTYNTPTKICLVTELCRGGTLKQQLHQKKFFTEDETRKIIYYLADAVVYLHKRDIVHRDLKLENILVKNCPDDNDNWFDIKVADFGLSVKADGVGIRKVLTDACGTLLYMAPEMMSARGYSHWCDVWSIGVIMFMLLCGEPPFHSKSKERLLKKIMRKEVQFTQPIWATVSDGGKYLLTCLLKADPAYRMSAHQLLDHPWITGDTTVPLGPSNVLEMMSHYVGNEEEEGSETENDSLSTSSEEAEEPCLDIICLPSTKGSLCESPKVATAQVSPERSTSRPSTSTKLHLSRKNSTQLSAVSEKSSDKTDTTQKSTSLSTKSEEKGHSSSRKTETPLPHGKAKKQHKKKKKKKDKSTSSEQKSKTKDKEIKGKK; translated from the exons ATGAAGCATCAGTCGACAGCGACCCCTGGTGCTACATCTAACAGGGAGGTTCCTGTTATACGCCTCCAATCGGATTCAGAACTATGG AAAATTTATGAATTTGGAAAGACATTGGGTCAAGGAAGTTTTGGAGTTGTTTATGAAGCCACTCACATCGCGACACAAACAAAATGGGCGATAAAGGAGGTTCGCAAACCAGCG GCAGGAAGTTCAAAGTTTAAGATGTTGGATAACGAAATAAACATCCTCAAGCAAGTAGACCATGCTCACATAATACATCTTGAAGTAACCTACAATACACCTACG AAGATTTGTCTGGTCACTGAGCTCTGCAGAGGAGGCACCCTGAAGCAGCAGCTCCatcaaaaaaaattctttacaGAGGATGAAAcgagaaaaattatatattatttagcTGATGCAGTCGTCTACCTTCATAAAAGAG ATATAGTGCACCGGGACCTGAAACTTGAAAACATTCTTGTGAAGAATTGTCCTGATGATAATGACAACTGGTTTGACATTAAG GTGGCAGACTTTGGACTGTCAGTGAAGGCAGACGGTGTTGGGATTAGGAAGGTATTGACGGATGCCTGTGGGACGCTTCTCTATATGG CCCCTGAAATGATGAGTGCCCGCGGTTACAGCCATTGGTGTGATGTTTGGAGCATCGGAGTCATTATGTTTATGCT GCTTTGTGGAGAGCCTCCATTTCATTCCAAATCAAAGGAGAGACTGCTCAAGAAAATTATGCGCAAGGAAGTACAATTTACTCAACCCATTTGGGCCACAGTTAGTGATGGAG GAAAATATCTCCTGACTTGCCTTCTAAAGGCTGACCCTGCTTACCGCATGTCTGCTCATCAACTGCTAGATCATCCCTGGATTACA GGCGATACAACTGTGCCTTTGGGCCCGAGCAACGTGTTGGAGATGATGAGTCACTACGTGGGAAACGAAGAAG AAGAAGGAAGTGAGACTGAGAATGACTCTCTGTCCACCTCTTCGGAGGAAGCTGAAGAGCCATGCCTGGACATTATCTGCTTGCCCTCAACGAAAGGCAGCCTTTGTGAGTCCCCAAAGGTTGCAACAGCACAGGTTTCCCCTGAGAGAAGCACCTCCAGACCATCCACATCTACCAAGCTG CATCTTAGTAGAAAAAATTCAACCCAGCTGAGTGCAGTATCGGAAAAATCTTCAGACAAGACGGATACAACACAGAAGTCGACCAGTCTCTCAACAAAGTCAGAGGAGAAGGGCCATTCATCTAGCCgtaaaacagaaacacctcTGCCACATGGCAAAgcaaaaaagcaacacaaaaaaaaaaagaaaaaaaaggataaatccACCTCATCagagcaaaaaagcaaaacgaaagataaagaaataaaggggaaaaaatga
- the stk33 gene encoding serine/threonine-protein kinase 33 isoform X2, protein MKHQSTATPGATSNREVPVIRLQSDSELWKIYEFGKTLGQGSFGVVYEATHIATQTKWAIKEVRKPAAGSSKFKMLDNEINILKQVDHAHIIHLEVTYNTPTICLVTELCRGGTLKQQLHQKKFFTEDETRKIIYYLADAVVYLHKRDIVHRDLKLENILVKNCPDDNDNWFDIKVADFGLSVKADGVGIRKVLTDACGTLLYMAPEMMSARGYSHWCDVWSIGVIMFMLLCGEPPFHSKSKERLLKKIMRKEVQFTQPIWATVSDGGKYLLTCLLKADPAYRMSAHQLLDHPWITGDTTVPLGPSNVLEMMSHYVGNEEEEGSETENDSLSTSSEEAEEPCLDIICLPSTKGSLCESPKVATAQVSPERSTSRPSTSTKLHLSRKNSTQLSAVSEKSSDKTDTTQKSTSLSTKSEEKGHSSSRKTETPLPHGKAKKQHKKKKKKKDKSTSSEQKSKTKDKEIKGKK, encoded by the exons ATGAAGCATCAGTCGACAGCGACCCCTGGTGCTACATCTAACAGGGAGGTTCCTGTTATACGCCTCCAATCGGATTCAGAACTATGG AAAATTTATGAATTTGGAAAGACATTGGGTCAAGGAAGTTTTGGAGTTGTTTATGAAGCCACTCACATCGCGACACAAACAAAATGGGCGATAAAGGAGGTTCGCAAACCAGCG GCAGGAAGTTCAAAGTTTAAGATGTTGGATAACGAAATAAACATCCTCAAGCAAGTAGACCATGCTCACATAATACATCTTGAAGTAACCTACAATACACCTACG ATTTGTCTGGTCACTGAGCTCTGCAGAGGAGGCACCCTGAAGCAGCAGCTCCatcaaaaaaaattctttacaGAGGATGAAAcgagaaaaattatatattatttagcTGATGCAGTCGTCTACCTTCATAAAAGAG ATATAGTGCACCGGGACCTGAAACTTGAAAACATTCTTGTGAAGAATTGTCCTGATGATAATGACAACTGGTTTGACATTAAG GTGGCAGACTTTGGACTGTCAGTGAAGGCAGACGGTGTTGGGATTAGGAAGGTATTGACGGATGCCTGTGGGACGCTTCTCTATATGG CCCCTGAAATGATGAGTGCCCGCGGTTACAGCCATTGGTGTGATGTTTGGAGCATCGGAGTCATTATGTTTATGCT GCTTTGTGGAGAGCCTCCATTTCATTCCAAATCAAAGGAGAGACTGCTCAAGAAAATTATGCGCAAGGAAGTACAATTTACTCAACCCATTTGGGCCACAGTTAGTGATGGAG GAAAATATCTCCTGACTTGCCTTCTAAAGGCTGACCCTGCTTACCGCATGTCTGCTCATCAACTGCTAGATCATCCCTGGATTACA GGCGATACAACTGTGCCTTTGGGCCCGAGCAACGTGTTGGAGATGATGAGTCACTACGTGGGAAACGAAGAAG AAGAAGGAAGTGAGACTGAGAATGACTCTCTGTCCACCTCTTCGGAGGAAGCTGAAGAGCCATGCCTGGACATTATCTGCTTGCCCTCAACGAAAGGCAGCCTTTGTGAGTCCCCAAAGGTTGCAACAGCACAGGTTTCCCCTGAGAGAAGCACCTCCAGACCATCCACATCTACCAAGCTG CATCTTAGTAGAAAAAATTCAACCCAGCTGAGTGCAGTATCGGAAAAATCTTCAGACAAGACGGATACAACACAGAAGTCGACCAGTCTCTCAACAAAGTCAGAGGAGAAGGGCCATTCATCTAGCCgtaaaacagaaacacctcTGCCACATGGCAAAgcaaaaaagcaacacaaaaaaaaaaagaaaaaaaaggataaatccACCTCATCagagcaaaaaagcaaaacgaaagataaagaaataaaggggaaaaaatga